A single genomic interval of Lathyrus oleraceus cultivar Zhongwan6 chromosome 7, CAAS_Psat_ZW6_1.0, whole genome shotgun sequence harbors:
- the LOC127104743 gene encoding F-box/LRR-repeat protein At3g48880: protein MCSEFGRLDDTTMEVENMTVMMSNLMKNLNNDVSVETLMKNFNSDMSVEIFKYLDIFESSSAIDRFFEAWCKASQEGWQTLDFSMLKSDFIKTRVEPFVWVNHHFDNNLYNLLFAALKSSNGNIKNLIFHYNLFLTDDQFMYTAKRCPLVRRLVFVSWNRIKKISIKKAIRGWKDLESMTMPSIRDPKYVFEEISKNCKNFKELKIMGHLHMRFASALTMHLPNLEVLSIRCSCLDMKALALILDKLQHLQVLNISHSCFVKSGFNVDDRERYMFINEIDLSTIREKASRLCEFFLCEKQTSCIMCHRTRDGCGFPRWFMYEEGIWKDDEVKSLAI from the exons ATGTGCAGTGAATTTGGAAGACTTGATGATACTACAATGGAAGTTGAAAACATGACAGTGATGATGAGTAACCTTATGAAGAATCTCAACAACGATGTCTCTGTTGAAACTTTAATGAAGAATTTCAACAGTGATATGTCGGTTgaaatttttaaatatttagaTATCTTTGAATCATCTTCCGCCATTGATCGATTTTTCGAAGCATGGTGCAAAGCTAGCCAGGAGGGTTGGCAAACACTTGATTTTTCGATGTTGAAATCCGATTTTATCAAGACTCGAGTTGAGCCGTTTGTTTGGGTTAATCATCACTTCGACAACAATTTATACAATTTGTTGTTTGCTGCGTTGAAATCTAGTAATGGAAATATCAAAAATTTGATTTTTCATTATAATTTGTTTCTCACCGATGATCAATTCATGTATACAGCTAAAAG GTGTCCACTTGTAAGACGATTAGTTTTTGTGTCATGGAATAGAATCAAGAAAATATCTATTAAAAAAGCTATTAGGGGATGGAAGGATCTAGAATCAATGACAATGCCAAGTATAAGAGATCCAAAATATGTATTTGAAGAAATTTCGAAGAATTGCAAGAATTTCAAAGAGCTAAAGATTATGGGACATTTACATATGCGGTTTGCTTCTGCTCTCACCATGCATCTTCCAAACTTAGAAGTACTAAGTATTCGATGTTCATGTTTGGATATGAAAGCTCTTGCTTTGATTTTAGATAAACTTCAACATTTACAAGTACTCAACatttcacattcttgttttgtGAAATCTGGTTTTAATGTTGATGATCGTGAAAGGTACATGTTTATCAATGAAATTGATCTTAGTACTATAAGAGAAAAGGCTTCTAGGTTGTGTGAGTTTTTCCTATGCGAGAAACAAACATCATGCATCATGTGTCATCGAACAAGAGATGGTTGTGGATTTCCTAGATGGTTCATGTACGAGGAAGGAATTTGGAAAGACGATGAAGTCAAGTCTCTTGCCATTTGA
- the LOC127104745 gene encoding F-box/LRR-repeat protein At3g48880: MCSEFGRLDDTTMEVENMTVMMSNLMKNLNNDVSVETLMKNFNSDMSVEIFKYLDIFESSSAIDRFFEAWCKASQEGWQTLDFSMLKSDFIKTRVEPFVWVNHHFDNNLYNLLFAALKSSNGNIKNLIFHYNLFLTDDQFMYTAKRCPLVRRLVFVSWNRIKKISIKKAIRGWKDLESMTMPSIRDPKYVFEEISKNCKNFKELKIMGHLHMRFASALTMHLPNLEVLSIRCSCLDMKALALILDKLQHLQVLNISHFCFVKSGFHVDDRERYMFINEIDLSTIREKASRLCEFFLCEKQTSCIMCHRTRDGCGFPRWFMYEEGIWKDDEVKSLAI, translated from the exons ATGTGCAGTGAATTTGGAAGACTTGATGATACTACAATGGAAGTTGAAAACATGACAGTGATGATGAGTAACCTTATGAAGAATCTCAACAACGATGTCTCTGTTGAAACTTTAATGAAGAATTTCAACAGTGATATGTCGGTTgaaatttttaaatatttagaTATCTTTGAATCATCTTCCGCCATTGATCGATTTTTCGAAGCATGGTGCAAAGCTAGCCAGGAGGGTTGGCAAACACTTGATTTTTCGATGTTGAAATCCGATTTTATCAAGACTCGAGTTGAGCCGTTTGTTTGGGTTAATCATCACTTCGACAACAATTTATACAATTTGTTGTTTGCTGCGTTGAAATCTAGTAATGGAAATATCAAAAATTTGATTTTTCATTATAATTTGTTTCTCACCGATGATCAATTCATGTATACAGCTAAAAG GTGTCCACTTGTAAGACGATTAGTTTTTGTGTCATGGAATAGAATCAAGAAAATATCTATTAAAAAAGCTATTAGGGGATGGAAGGATCTAGAATCAATGACAATGCCAAGTATAAGAGATCCAAAATATGTATTTGAAGAAATTTCGAAGAATTGCAAGAATTTCAAAGAGCTAAAGATTATGGGACATTTACATATGCGGTTTGCTTCTGCTCTCACCATGCATCTTCCAAACTTAGAAGTACTAAGTATTCGATGTTCATGTTTGGATATGAAAGCTCTTGCTTTGATTTTAGATAAACTTCAACATTTACAAGTACTCAACATTTCACATTTTTGTTTTGTGAAATCTGGTTTTCATGTTGATGATCGTGAAAGGTACATGTTTATCAATGAAATTGATCTTAGTACTATAAGAGAAAAGGCTTCTAGGTTGTGTGAGTTTTTCCTATGCGAGAAACAAACATCATGCATCATGTGTCATCGAACAAGAGATGGTTGTGGATTTCCTAGATGGTTCATGTACGAGGAAGGAATTTGGAAAGACGATGAAGTCAAGTCTCTTGCCATTTGA
- the LOC127104746 gene encoding F-box/LRR-repeat protein At3g48880, with product MCRESGRLDDTTMEVENMTVMMSNLMKNLNNDVSVETLMKNFNNDMSVEIFKYLDIFESSSAIDRFFEAWCKASQEGWQTLDFSMLKSDFIKTRVEPFVWVNNRFDNDLYNLLFAALNSSNGNIKSLIFHYNLFLTDDQFMYTAKRCPLVRRLVFVSWNRIKKISIKKAIRGWKDLESMTMPSIRDPKYVFEEISKNCKNFKELKIMGHLHMRFASALTMHLPNLKVLSIRCSCLDMKALVLILDKLQHLQVLNISHSCFVKPGFSVDDRERYMFINDIDLSTIREKASRLCEFFLCEKQTSCIMCHRTRDDCGFPRWFMYEEGIWKDDEVKSLAI from the exons ATGTGCCGTGAATCTGGAAGACTTGATGATACTACAATGGAAGTTGAAAACATGACAGTGATGATGAGTAACCTTATGAAGAATCTCAACAACGATGTCTCTGTTGAAACTTTAATGAAGAATTTCAACAATGATATGTCTGTTgaaatttttaaatatttagaTATCTTTGAATCATCTTCCGCCATTGATCGATTTTTCGAAGCATGGTGCAAAGCTAGCCAGGAGGGTTGGCAAACACTTGATTTTTCGATGTTGAAATCCGATTTTATCAAGACTCGAGTTGAGCCGTTTGTTTGGGTTAATAATCGCTTCGACAACGATTTATACAATTTGTTGTTTGCTGCGTTGAATTCTAGTAATGGAAATATCAAGAGTTTGATTTTCCATTACAATTTGTTTCTCACGGATGATCAATTCATGTATACAGCTAAAAG GTGTCCACTTGTAAGACGATTAGTTTTTGTGTCATGGAATAGAATCAAGAAAATATCGATTAAAAAAGCTATTAGGGGATGGAAGGATCTAGAATCAATGACAATGCCAAGTATAAGAGATCCAAAATATGTATTTGAAGAAATTTCAAAGAATTGCAAGAATTTCAAAGAGCTAAAGATCATGGGACATTTACATATGCGGTTTGCTTCTGCTCTCACCATGCATCTTCCAAACTTAAAAGTACTAAGTATTCGATGTTCATGTTTGGATATGAAAGCTCTTGTTCTAATTTTAGATAAACTTCAACATTTACAAGTGCTCAACatttcacattcttgttttgtGAAACCTGGTTTTAGTGTTGATGATCGTGAAAGGTATATGTTTATCAATGATATTGATCTTAGTACTATAAGAGAAAAGGCTTCAAGGTTGTGTGAGTTTTTCCTATGCGAGAAACAAACATCATGCATCATGTGTCATAGAACAAGAGATGATTGTGGATTTCCTAGGTGGTTTATGTACGAGGAAGGAATTTGGAAAGACGATGAAGTCAAGTCTCTTGCCATTTGA